The following are encoded together in the Gasterosteus aculeatus chromosome 7, fGasAcu3.hap1.1, whole genome shotgun sequence genome:
- the bacc1 gene encoding BPTF-associated chromatin complex component 1 — translation MTSASAKVGEIFSAAGAAFTKLGELTMQLHPVCDSSPAGAKWTETEIEMLRLAVRRFGDDLNNISTVIKERTVAQIKSTVKRKLYEDSRVPIAADASKKTAKKPAGTTGPGAAPAMIAVSTPQVVVATGMQGGPSLAPPLKKQKTADVTLSALNDSDVNSDLVDIEGLGDGSSNKKLNFDQESLNLDSSLIMNSSDLPLLSR, via the exons ATGACGTCAGCTTCTGCTAAG GTTGGAGAAATCTTCTCAGCAGCCGGAGCAGCTTTCACCAAACTAGGAGAGTTAACGATGCAGCTCCACCCGGTGTGTGACTCCAGCCCGGccgg ggCGAAGTGGACGGAGACGGAGATCGAGATGTTGCGTCTGGCGGTCCGTCGGTTTGGAGACGACTTGAACAACATCAGCACCGTGATCAAAGAGCGCACCGT CGCTCAGATAAAGAGCACCGTGAAGAGGAAGCTGTACGAGGACAGCCGGGTCCCCATCGCCGCCGACGCGTCCAAGAAGACCGCCAAGAAACCCGCCGGGACGACGGGGCCTGGTGCCGCTCCCGCCATGATTGCCGTGTCGACTCCGCAGGTCGTCGTGGCGACAGGCATGCAGGGCGGGCCCTCTCTGGCCCCTCCCCTCAAGAAGCAGAAGACGGCAG ACGTGACCCTCAGCGCTCTGAACGACTCTGACGTGAACAGCGACCTCGTCGACATCGAAGGACTCGGAGACGGTTCGTCCAACAAGAAACTCAACTTTGACCAAG AGAGCCTGAACTTGGACTCCAGCCTCATCATGAACTCCAGTGACCTCCCACTGCTGTcccgctga
- the rnasekb gene encoding ribonuclease kappa-B: MPSLLFCGPKMAACGIVISIWGVIMLAMLGIFFSAKSAVLIEDVPFTEEDIRSDKNPPQNIYGLYNQVGINCFIAAAIYVAVGAVSLCQVRLNKRQEYMVT; encoded by the exons ATGCCGTCGCTTCTGTTCTGCGGGCCGAAGATGGCTGCGTGCGGGATAGTGATCAGCATCTGGGGCGTCATCATGCTG gcCATGCTGGGCATCTTCTTCAGCGCCAAGTCGGCCGTGCTGATCGAGGACGTCCCGTTCACCGAGGAGGACATACGCAGCGA TAAAAACCCCCCTCAGAACATCTACGGCCTCTACAACCAGGTCGGCATCAACTGCTTCATCGCCGCCGCCATCTACGTGGCGGTGGGCGCCGTGTCGCTCTGCCAGGTCCGACTCAACAAGCGACAGGAGTACATGGTCACATag